A stretch of DNA from Longimicrobium sp.:
CAGGACCGCATCTTCGTGCGCACCGAGCCGGGGACGCCCGTGGTCGCCGTGCAGGTGCTGGTCGGCGTCGGCTCGGCGGACGAGCCCGAGGGGCAGGCGGGGATCTCGTACCTGGCCGCGCGCGCGGTGACCGATCCCGCGCGCGGCGTGCTGGACTCGCTGGGCGCGCACCTGGACGTGGACCCGCAGAAGGACGGCGTGGGCTTCACCCTCACCGCCGCGCCCGACGCCTGGGCCGAGGCCACGCGCGTGCTGATGGTGGCGCTCTTCCGCGACCCCGTCGACAGCGCGGCCACGGTGCGGCAGCGCTCGGCCATCGTGCGCGAGCTGGGCGCGCGCGAGTCCAGCCCCGCCGACGCGCTGGAGCGCGAGCGCGAGAAGGCGGTCTACGGCGCGGACCACCCGTGGGGGCGCCCCGCGGTGGGCACGCCGGCCGCCGTGGGCCGCATCCGCGTGTCGCAGGTGGACGCCTTCCTGCGCGGCCAGTTCACCCCGGAGCGCACCGTCGTGGCCGTGGTCGGCCCGGTGTCGGAGGACGAGGTGCGCGAGGTGCTGGCGCCGCACATGCCGCCCGGCGAGCTGCGCGGCGACAGCGTGCCGCCCCCCGCGCCGGCCGAGAGCGCGGTGCACGCGGACTACAACTCCATCACCACCTGGGTGTCGGCCACCTGGCGCTTCGGGCCGGACGCCGACGTCGAGGCGCTGCGGATGCTGGCGCACCTGGCGCTGGACCGCGTGAGCTTCGGGCCCAGCCGGCGCTCCGTCTACAACAGCCGCGCCGAGGTCGTGCAGTACGCCGGCGGCGGCGAGGTGCGGCTGACGGTGGTCATCCCGCCGCGCGAGGCCGAGCAGTGGGCCGGGCAGCTGCGGCAGGCGGTGGGCGACTACGCGGACCAGGCGCTCTCGCCCGGCGTGTTCAACGACCGGCTGCGGCGCTACCGCGGCGAGCGGCTGCTGGAGCTGGACCTTCCCGAGGCGCGCGCGGCGCAGATGGCCCGCTCGGCGCTGCTGGGCGACCGCACCGCCACGCTGGTGGACTTCACCCGCCTGACCCCGCAGCGCTTGCAGGACGCCGCGAAGGGGCTGGAGCCGCCCATCGTCGTCTTCCTCGGCCCCGGCGGCGACCAGGGCGCGTAACAAAACCGCCGCTGCTCCCGTAGGGGGGATTCACGGGCAGGGGAAATCGCCCGGGGTGGCGCGAGCGGAGATGCCGGACAGGGAGTCCGCGAAGGCGGACTTCGGGCCGTTGTTGCCGCGATTTCAATCGCCCTTCAATCCACACTGAGCCTCCCCCCGCCGGGCTCGGCCATCGGGGGTGATGCGGCATCCGGCACAATCGGCGATGACAACGAACGGAGGTGGATCGTGGGATGGTACGTTCTTTACCAGCTGCTCAGCATCGTCGAGCTGCTGATTGTGGCGCGGGTGATTTTGTCGTGGGTGGCCAGCCCGGTGAGCCGCAACCCGTTCGTGCAGTTCGTGCGCGGCGTCACGGATCCCATCCTGTCGCCCATCCGCTCCGTCCTGCCGCGCACGGGGATGTTCGACCTGTCGCCCATGATCGCGCTGTTCGCCATCTACCTGATCCAGCAGATGATCGCGCGGTGACGGAGCGTCGTGCCCGATTCGGGGATCGATCGCGCAACCCGGAGGCGCACGTGCGGTCTCGCCTATGGATCCTTCGGCCTGCGAGCGCTCGCGCGGAGGCAAATTACAGTGTGGCCGGCCTCAGGATGACGTCTCTCCGTGCGTTTGTGATGCGGGTGATTGCCAAGTCCGGCGTCACAGCTCCAGCTCCCAGGTCTCGGCGATGAGGGGAAGGCCCCAGTGGTCGTTCTCCTCCTCCTGCACCATCCGGAACCCGGCGCGCGCGTAGATCCGCCGCGCCACCAGCAGCACGCTGTTGGTCCACAGCACCAGCTTGCGGTACCCCGCCTCCCGCGCGAAGCGGATGCACTCGTCCACCAGGCGGTGCCCCAGCCCCACCCCCCGCGCCGACGGCTCCACCAGCAGCAGCCGCAGCTTCGCCACGTCTTCCGACATCCGGGTGCAGAAGACGGAGCCCACGATCTCCCCCTCGCGCTCGGCGATCCAGGCGCGCTCGCGGCCGGGCTGGAATTCGTCGATGAAGCCGGCCGCCACGCGCGCCACCAGCGCCTCGAAGCGCTCGTCCCACCCGTACTCCCGCCAGTAGAGCACGCCGTGGCGGTGGACGATCCATCCCATGTCGCCCGGCCGGTGCTCGCGCAGGGTGATGGGCGCGTCCGCGCGGCCGCCCAGCAGCCGCTCCACCCGCTGCAGCGCGCCGACCAGCGAGCGGCGGTCGTCCTCCGCAAGCGGCCGCAGCATCTCCGCGATCTCCCCCTCGGCCGCGGCGTTCAGGCGCGCGAACTCCTCGCGCCCGGCGCCGGTCAGCGACAGGTGCGCCTGCCGCGCGTCCTTCTCCGACGGCGTGCGGGAGACGAGCCCACGCTCCTGAAAGCGGGTGAGGATGCGGCTGAGGTACCCCGCGTCCAGCGCCAGCCGCTCCCCCAGCTCCGACGCGGTGATGCGGTCCTGGTGCGCGACTTCGTACATCACTCGCACCTCGGTAAGCGTGTACTGCGTCTGGAGATGCCCCTCCCCCAGCGCGCCCACCCTCCGCGTGTAGAAGCGGTTGAAGCGCCGCATCGCCGCGATCTGTGCCTCCATCTCGGCCGGATCCATCGCCATCTCCCTGTCTCGGTGAATGCGTGACAATTCTGAGATAAGGAGGATGATTGACGGAGTCAACTATTCTCGTGTGGGGAAGGCGCCTGAGGCCGCAGTAACAACGACGGAAAGCCTCGCAAACCACGCGAGGCTTCGGTGCTTCGAGGGCGGACGCAGGGTGCGCGTCGCCCTCGAATCGCT
This window harbors:
- a CDS encoding bifunctional helix-turn-helix transcriptional regulator/GNAT family N-acetyltransferase, which produces MAMDPAEMEAQIAAMRRFNRFYTRRVGALGEGHLQTQYTLTEVRVMYEVAHQDRITASELGERLALDAGYLSRILTRFQERGLVSRTPSEKDARQAHLSLTGAGREEFARLNAAAEGEIAEMLRPLAEDDRRSLVGALQRVERLLGGRADAPITLREHRPGDMGWIVHRHGVLYWREYGWDERFEALVARVAAGFIDEFQPGRERAWIAEREGEIVGSVFCTRMSEDVAKLRLLLVEPSARGVGLGHRLVDECIRFAREAGYRKLVLWTNSVLLVARRIYARAGFRMVQEEENDHWGLPLIAETWELEL
- a CDS encoding YggT family protein, coding for MGWYVLYQLLSIVELLIVARVILSWVASPVSRNPFVQFVRGVTDPILSPIRSVLPRTGMFDLSPMIALFAIYLIQQMIAR